Genomic window (Candidatus Bathyarchaeota archaeon):
TCCAGAAATCGAGAATTCGTCTATCATTTCATTGGTCATTAAATTCATCGCTTTCTCTGTAAAACCTTTTTTCAAAGCATCTCTAATTGCATCAATTCGCTCAATTTTTGTTCCCAATTTTTCGTGGACAAAGTTGGGTGTGAACGCGCTCATGAATGCAGTCAAGTATTTCACTTTTCTTTTCGCTTTATCATCCTCTTTGGCAACCGCAAAAGGCAAAATGTTGCCAATGTCTATATCTGCAATGCTTCTTCCAGTTTTTTCGGTTCCTTCCTTTATTATGCTCACTGCATCCTTTATGTAATGAAATGGGGCGTTGAGTAAGGATCCATCGGCCATTTCCCCGATCATACGCGTGAACTTTGGGCTCCTGGCTGCCAAGTAGATTTGAATCTTAGCTTTGGGAAGAAAAGAGAGGTTTGCTTTTTTTACCTTTATCATCTCTCCGTCGTAGTCCACCGTTTCGCCAGACAATATCCGGTTAATTACTATAACGGCTTCTCTTACAGTAGTCAGTGGTTTTTCCCACATCTTTATCCCTAAAGGTCGAAGTGGCATGTCTCCCCCTGGCCCTAGCCCAAGGACCACACGACCACTTGCCAACTCGTCTAATGTAGATGCGAAAACGGCTAGAAGTGCTGGATGCCTTGTGTAAGGGTTACATATACCGGTTCCAATTTTGATTTTAGATGTTTTGAGTGCAATGGTTGTCATATTCACTATGACATCTCTACACGAAGGCGCAGGATTTTCATCAGCGATCCAAACGTATTCAAAACCTTGATTTTCCGCCATTTTAGATAATTCTGCAGTTTCTAACACAGGACAGAACCCTGGAAGATTCAATCCGAAACTTCTTTTGCCAACCATATTTATTGTACCTACTTAATCTTTAAGTGAAGCTCGTAAATATTAAATTGGTGGAAGATTGCTTAGCGTAAACAAATTAGCTGCCAAAATTTGTAGAAAGATGATAGATGAAGCCGAAGAATTAAACATCAAATATACTTGTTTAAAGAATGGTGTCCACATAATTGACACTGGAAACCAAGCTTATGGAGGAGTACAAGCAGGTCTGTATGTAACTAAAATATGCTTGGGCGGTTTGGGAAACGTAGCGCTGACATCAATGGAATTAGAAGGAATAACATTACCTGCCATAGGAGTTTCAACCGATTTTCCGATATTTTCTATCTTATGTCAAGCATCGGGTGGCTATCGCGAAGCAATGGACGGTTGGATCAACTTCAACGTTGGCTCATACAACGCTATCGCAAGTGGACCAGCTAGAGCAATAGTTCATGAACCTGAGGAACTGTTTGAAATTGTTGGATACAAGGATTTTGCTGAAGTTGGTGTAGTGGTTCTTCAATCGGAGCAATATCCAGATGAAAAAGTTGCTGATCGACTCGTAGAAAGATGCAAAGTAGATCCAGCAAGCCTCTACTTGGTTCTGTCTCCACTCTCAAGCATGTCTGGCTTAGTTCAGGTTACTGGAAGAAGTGTTGAGAATGCAATGGTAAAGCTACGTACTTTAGACTACAATGTAAAGAACGTGAAATATGCGTGTGGAATTGCACCTCTGCCTCCACTGAAATCTCCTAAAATTATTCCTGACGACATGCTTTCTTATGGCAGTGTAGTGCATCTCTACATAATGCCCGATGAAAAAACAGATCTAAGAGAAATAGCTAAGAAGATGCCCTCACGGACGTCAAAATGTTATGGCAGATCCTTCGTAGAGCTCGTGAAAGAACACGGCGGGTGGAGAGGGATAGATATCGATCTTTTTGCTCCTGCAGAAATCTACATTAACAATCTTAAGACGGGCGAAATATACAAGTTTGGAGATGTTAACAGCAGTCTGCTAAAAACTATGGTAGGTCTCAATTGACCCCTCAAACACGTGCACATTTAATCACACACAGAGGAAAAGTGAACTCAAATCTCTGTGACACTTAGTTGTTCAAAAACGATGAAAAAGGAGGATTAAGAATATGTCATCATCACCCTACTTGATGGGTATTGATATAGGGACAGAAGGCTGCAAAGCAATACTCTTCAATGCTAAAGGGAAGTCTCTAGCACGATCATACCAAGAATACCCCATAATCGTTCCCGAACCTTCATGGGCTGAGCAAGACCCTCATTTATGGTGGAATGCCGTTAGAAAAACCGTTTCAGATATAACAAAGAAAGTTAATGTTCACCCAGGACAAATAGAATGTGTCAGCCTCGCTGGTCAGTCCCCCGTTTTGGTTCCAGTTGACAAACGTGGCAATCCGCTAATGAACGCCATTATATGGATGGACCGTCGTGCTGTTAGACAGACCAGAACCATAACAAGGATCGTCGGTATCACAGAAGACCCTTCTATGATTTTGCCCAAAATCATATGGGTTAAAGAACAACATCCACAAGTTTTCCGAAAAGCCCACAAATTCCTCCAATCAACCGACTTCATCGAATACAAGCTCACGGGTAATTTTGTCACTAACTGGCTTAACGCGATCACATGCCACTTTGATGTTAGCGAGGATCGGTGGTCGGAGACGGTTTTAAACCAACTAGAGATACCCATCCAAAAACTCCCAGATGTTTTTCGACCCACGGAAATTGTTGGTACCGTCACTGAGCAAGCGTCTCGTGAAACTGGGCTCAAGAAGGGCACCCCGGTTGCAGCAGGGGGAATCGATGCTTACATGGCAATGATTGGCGTTAATGCCTTGAGAACAGGCTGTGCATGTGAAATTACAGGAAGCTCCACCTGTCTCATGATTCCATCTAATCGCAAAGTTTCCGATCCGGAGGGAAGAGTAAAGTGTGAACCATTTCCGATGTTGCCAAATTTTTGGGTTACATGGGGAGTAATGTCTTCTACTGGGGCTTCTCTTAAATGGTTCCGTGACACATTCGGCTATCCAAGTGAATCTTATGAAGATCTAGATGTCGAAGCTGCAAAGGCACCTCCTGGATCCCAAAGACTAATTTTTCTGCCATACATGATGGGTGAACGAAGCCCTATATGGAACCCGACTGCCAGGGGAGTTCTCGTAGGTTTATCACTTAATCACTCTCGAAAACATGTAGTAAGAGCAATTCTTGAAGGGTGCGCATTTGGTATACGACACAATTTAGAAACAATCGAGGGATTAGGTGCGGAAATAAATGAAATTCGGAGTTGTGGAGGAGCCGCGAGAAGCAGAATTTTTGGACAAATTAAAGCTGATGTAACTGGAAAACCCATAATTATTCCTGAGGAGATCGAAGCGACAGCGCTTGGTGCAGCCATAGTTGGAGCGGTCGGTGTTAGAGTCTATGGTGACATAAAAGAAGCGTCAGAGAACATGATTAAAGTCAAAAGCAGAATCAATCCTAAAAAAACGTCTCACAAAAAGTATACCTCTTCCTTTCAAATGTACAAAGACGCTTATCTATACTTGAAAGAATACTTTAAGCGCTATTACTCACCTAAAAACGTTGGTCCAAATTGAAGAAGGGACGGTTGTAAATTGGGTTCTGAAGAAATTTATAAGAAATATAGAGACTCACTTAATGCTTTTCTTTATAAGAAGATGAAAACGAAAATTGTAGTTGTTGGTAGCCTCCATATGGATCTGACTGTAAAAACGAAAACAATTCCGCGCATCGGTGAAACTGTTCTAGGTGAGGAATTAAAGACGTGTCTAGGCGGGAAAGGAGCAAATCAAGCGGTAGCAGCCGCAAAACTTGGAGCCAATGTTACATTGATTGGAAGAGTTGGAGCCGACTTTTTTGGAATGGAAGCAATTAGGAACGCAAAGCAACACGGAATAAATACTAAGCTCATAAAGCGAGACAGAGAAACGTACACAAGTCTTGCGTTAATAATGGTCGACAAAAATGGTAACAACATCATTACAGTTGCACCAGGCGCAGATTTGAGATGCAGCAAAGAAGATATTGACAGAGCTGATCCCGTTATAAAGTCATCCGACATCCTCTTAATGCAACTAGAGATACCGCTTTCGGTCGTTGAGTATACGATCAACAAAGTCTATCGTTATGGCATAAAAGTGATTCTGAACCCATCCCCAGCCCATGAACTGTCAAACGAACTACTAAGAAAAATACACATTCTAATACCAAATGAACAAGAAGCAGAAGTATTGAGCGGCGTAAAAATATCGAATCTGAGCTCAGCAAAAAATGCTGCAAAAAAAATCTTGTTAAAAGGAGTGGAAAATATCATTCTAACAATTGGAAAGAAAGGAGCAATAGTTGTAACAAAAGAAGAAGTGGCTCATATAAAAGGACTAAGAGTTGAAACGGTGGATACTACTGGCGCAGGGGACGCTTTTTGCGGTGCATTAGCCATAGCCATTTCCTCTAGAGGAGAATTAAAAGAGGCTGTGGTTTATGCAAACTGTGCAGCAGCTTTAGCTACTACAAAGATTGGTGCTCAAGAGCCACTGCCTACACAAATTGAACTTGAGAAGTTTATGCGTGAAAGAGGGTTAGTCTGATTTATTACAGCAAGAACTCAATCCTGTATTATCTGACCCATTATGAGTCTAGCAGACCAACGAAGCAATTGATCAACAGCCCTCCAGCAAACCCATATATAATCTTCTGGTTACAAGTTATGCTCCGGAGATGATAAGGTGAAGGCAGCTGTATATTATGGGTTAAAAGATGTGAGATTAGAGGAAGTCGAAGCTCCGAGAGTAAGGGATGGAGAAATATTAGTTAAGGTGTACGTTTGTGGCATTTGTGCAACCGATGTTAAAACAGTCGTAAGAGGACACCCGCTAATTAAGCCTCCCGCAGTTCTTGGGCATGAAGTTACAGGTGAGATCGTTAAGACCGGGAAAAATGTCACTGGACATAAAAAAGGTGATCGTGTTGTCATTGCCCCTTATGTGCCATGCAGCGCCTGTTATTATTGCTTGCATGAACAGTACACTTTGTGCAGTAGACTTTTCGAAGGGACACTTGTTCCAGGCGGGTTTGCAGAGTTCGTAAAAGTATCGTCTAACATTGTAGAGAAGGGAATCCTCGAAATACCGGGGAATGTTTCTTATGAAGAAGCAGCACTTACGGAACCTTTGGCATGCTGTCTTCACGGGATGGAAGAGTGCAAAGTTAAGGTGTGTGATTCAGTTGCGATCGTTGGAGATGGCCCAATAGGATTAATGCATTTGCAATTGGCAAATTTAATGGGAGCAGGTAAAACCATTGTTAGTGGACAGCTTGATGAGAGGTTAAAGGTGGCACGTGAACTTGGAGCTGATGTAACGGTTAATGAGACGATGGAAGATCCTGTCAAAAAAGTTATTCAAGAGACCGGAGACCGAGGGGCTGATGTGGTTATTGTCGCGGTGGGCAGCCTTTTAGCCGCAGAGCAAGGGATAAGATTAGCAAGGAAAGGAGGCGTCGTAAACCTTTTCGGTGGGTATCCCGCTGGATCTGAGCTTAAGATTGACCCAAACCTCATTCATTATTCAGAGTTGACCATCACGGGAACATTCGGATTTTCCCATACTAATTTTTCCAAAGCGTTACAATTAATAGGTACAAAGAAGTTTGATGCTAATAGGCTCATAACTCACAAGTTCAATCTTGATGAAATATTGACAGCAATAGACATCTCAGCAAATCGCAAAGGACTTAAAGTATTGTTGATAATTTAGCTTAAAAAGGAAGGAGCGACCTACATGTCTCAAGTTGGCAAGACATTAAGGCTAGGACGAATATTCGACCAGAAAACCAATCGAACGGTCATAGTGGCGATAGATCATGGGCTTTTCATGGGACCACTAAAAGGACTAGTAGAACCTCCTAAAGTTGTTAAAAAGGCATTAAAAGGCGGAGCAAACGCTGTAGTGGTTTCACCTGGTGAGTGCCAGCATATCGCGACAGAGGTTAAAGGGCAGGCAGGATTGATATTGCGCATTGATGGAGCAACCACAATATACGGACCTGAATTTTTCAATACCCGGAGAATAGCTCTTGTTGAAGATGCCGTCAGAATGGGTGTTGACGCCGTGATCGCTATGGGGTACATCGGAACAGCAAAGGAGAATGAGGTCTTAGCGAGTCTCGGCGCCATTGCCAGGGAATGCGAAAAGTTTGGTGTGCCACTAGTGGCTGAGATGATTCCGGTCAAAGGCGAAAGAATAAAAGACCCATATAGTGCGGAAGTCGTGGGTCTTGCCGCTCGTGTTGGTGCGGAAATGGGTGCTGATATAATAAAGACTTACTACACTGGAAGAGAGGATACGTTTAAAGAGGTTGTTAGAGGCTGTACCGTGCCTGTCGTGATCGCTGGCGGTCCAAAGATGGAAACCGAGGAACAAGTGTTAAAGATGGTGGAGCGAGCCATCAGCGCTGGGGCGGTTGGAGTAGCTTTTGGACGAAATATTTGGCAACATGAAAACCCAGAAGGTATGACGAGGGCGATAACGAAAATTGTGCATGAAAAAGTTACCATTAAAAAAGCCTTAAAAGAATTTAAGAAGCAAAGACATCTCGATGTGATGGGGTCTTAATTACCGAATGTATGCGACACATTAACCTAAAAGGCTTGAAATCAATCTTTTCGTTTAGGAGGCATACGCCTTTTAGCAAGGCAGTACTTGCATCTGTACGGCAAAAGTTTTGCTAAGGCACATTGCTTACAGTAGAGAAAAGGTAAGTAAGGTTCACTAGGGTTAAGAGCTATCAGCTCTGTTGCGTATAAACATATCAAGGGATCGCTAATTAGGTGAAATGGCTCATCAGCAAATCGAAGTAATCCAGCAAAGCGAGTAGTAATAGGACACTCTGGCCATCCGTATCTTTGAGGATTCTGCAAAACTTCATTATCGTCTATGGCAGAGAGATCAATAGTAATACCATAAATCTGGCCACCAAGACCCACCGGAGGCTTTTCAATGTAATGTTCTCCTCGAGTTAAGAAGTTAACAAATTCACCATTCATGCATTCATACCTGAACTTTTTAGGGTTCTTGAGCAGAAGGTTATAAAATCTTTTTAGGAATAGATCGTTTAACATTTCTGATGTAAAGCCATCTAGCTGCATGATATATGCTGCTCCAGCGGCAGTTACTTCCGATGCTGGTATTTCGTAAGGGTTTTTGAGCTTGTGCTTGAGTTTAGCTTTTTCAATTGTGTTTTCAAGTGCGTGTGTAAGGCTCTCGAGTATGGCCATTTCGATGTCGCTCTTGCATAAGTTGTATGTTGTTTGAGAGACATGATGGAAGTCTCCAGCACTCCAGAGTGGGATTAAACTCAGATTGGCGTAGTGTACGCCAGCCTTTGCCGCCTTAACGGTTGCCTTGAAAATTTTTTCTTTAAACATCTCTAGGCATTTTTTGTAATCGAAGGACTTGTGCCCGATTTCCTTCATTATTCGAACTTGCGTCTCGATTGGGTTAAGCCACATGTCTTTCATTATCTCTTTTTCAGCGCTAATTGCTTCATGGATATCTTTGTTATCATCCAAGATATCAAAAAATCTAGATCCGAACATTACGCTATAACTGGTATTTCGAGCTGCGGATACGGCATTAATGAAAGCCCACTTATACTCAGTCTTGATATCGACATTATTTAGAATTCTCATATACAGGTTTGAGAACGATCCGGGAGTCGGCACATAATCCGCAATCCATGTCGGTCCGTAACGACCGTAAAATCTAGAAAAGATTTCTTCTTGGATTAGGTCATGAGACTTGTCAATAGCTTGGGCGACTTTAACCGAAGCCCGTTTAAAATCCTTGTCGAACTCATACAGTATTTCGAAGACAGCTGTTGTTTGATAATGTTCCAGCCAAGGCTCATCTTCAGGAAGCACAAACTCTGTGAGACTACTAATGACACTATACCCTGCATTTGCTGAGACCACATAGAGATCAAAAACGTCTTTCGATTGTTTCCTGGAGGGAACTAAGCGGTTTTTCACTTGAAGCATCGGTCGCCAATCGCTTACTTCGAATTGTCCTCCACGTTTCTCTTTCACTATTTGAACCCAAGTTCTTTGAAGACTCACAATTTCATCCGCAATTTTTTCGGCTAATTGATTTTCCACTAGCACCCCTCATTTTTATAAAAGTACATACTATTTCGATGCATGTACGCTCTTAAATTTTCTTTTTATTGACATCCTTTAAATTTCTCTAAAGATTAAAATGTATACAGACAATAAAAGTAATTGGCGCTTATTAGCGGGATTTGACATGGTTGTTGATCTTGTCTTAAAAGGTGGTAAGATAGTTACATCTGCAGGGGTTCTTGAAGCAGGCATAGCCGTTGATAGAGGCAAAGTTGTTGTAGTTGCAAAGGAAACCCATCTACCTAAAGCCGATAAAGTGATGAACGTTCATGGCTCACTCATCATGCCCGGATTTATCGACGCTCATGTTCATGTTTGTGATCCCGGGTTTATACGTGAAAGTTTTGAGACAGGAACCAAGGCTGCAGCTGTAGGTGGAGTCACAACTATAATCGACATGGCATCGTCTATGAAGCTGCGGACTTCCTCTGTAGCTATGCTGCTTAAAAAGAGAGAGATGGGTGAACGTGAGTCTTTTGTAGACTTTGCTTTATATGGTGGAGAAATTTCTGATGAAAAAGACCTCCGGGAAATACAAAAACTAGTAAAAGCAGGGGTTGTTGGCTTTGGCGAAATAATGATGTGTGGAGATGCACCCATAAAAAATGACGAAATAATGCTGGAAGCATTTCATTTAATATCGAATGCAAAATCAATAGCGGCTGTTCACGCTGAAGACAACACTACACTAAATTACTATAAAAAGAAGTTACTTGCTGAGGGAAGAAAAGATATCATGGCATTTGCTGATGCACGACCCAACTTGGCTGAAGCCCAAGCAATATCTAAAACTCTTCTCTTGTCTAAGAAGACCGATGCAAAACTTCATGTGTGTCATTTGTCAACCAAAGAGGGCGTAAACCTGATACGAGAAGCAAAGGCTCAAGGCTCGCGTGTTACCACTGAAGTTTGTCCACATCATCTATATTTCACACGAGATGATTATGAAAAATTAGGTCCTTACATAATTACAACGCCGCCTTTACGAACCAAAGAAGACGCCAACCAACTTTGGAGAGCTTTAAATGATGGAACTGTAGACTTGGTTGTCTCTGACCACTGTGCCTTCACGAAAAGTGAAAAAGATGTATGTTGGGAAGATGTTTGGAATACCCCGCCTGGTGTTCCAGGATTAGAAACTCTTGTTTTGGTAATGCTAGGCAAAGGAGTTAGAGAGGGCAAAATCACGTTAGAAAGATTTGTTGAAGTAGCATCTGAGAATCCCGCCAAACTTTTTGGGCTATATCCTGAAAAGGGATCGTTGCAGAAGGGGACCGATGCTGATTTGACAATTGTAGATTTGAAACAGGATCACAAAATTAGGTCAGAAGACTTGAAATGCGTTGCTGATTATACGCCATATGAGGGATGGACAGTTAAGGCAAAGCTAATGATGACGTTGGTTCGTGGAAAAATCATATCCGAAGAAGGTGAAATTGTAGGAAAACGTGGGTACGGAAGTTTTATCAAGCCTTCGTTGGGTTAATTTTTTGTGCGTGCCAAAAGATGCAATCCACATTTGAATCAATTTCCGGTCTTTTTTCGCTAATCTCTATTCAGCCTTTACATTCAGTATCAGAAAAAGTGGTGTATTTGGAAAATTGTTGATTCACATAGAAGATTTGAGTTCTATTCTCGGATCTTCTTTTATTGTCTTTACAACAACTACTGTACTGGTTCTTTCAATTTTTTGCATGTCATACATTTTTTCGAGTTTTCCCATGAAATCTTCTCTATTATCCGAGATAGTTAAAACAACAAAATCGTTTTCTCCCAATATGAAGTAGACTGCACAAACGCCTGGGATTTGGGCTAGCATCTTTCCTACTTTTTCGTGGTAGCTTGGACCGTATTTTGCGCGGACAAAAGTAATCGTGGTGTAGTCTTTTCCAAGTTTCGTTGCATCAACTTTTGCATAGTAACCCTTGATTATTTTCTCTGTTTCCAGCCTCTTTATTCGATAATGTACTGTTGATTTTGGGACTCCTAACTCATTAGCTATTTTTCCTAATGGAGTTCTACTGTCCTTTTGCAATATCTCAAGGATTCCTATATCTATTTCATCGAGCGATTTTTGTTGTTCAGGCAAGATGTACTCCTCAAAAACAATTGCACATGCTAATTTTTAAGTTCATTCCTAGTTGATTGAAGTAATCTAGAGTCATGTTGTGCGTGTGAGTCCAATTTTTGCTGCTAATTCTTGAACATTGTACATGTAAACTCACAGAAATTGTCCGTTTTCCTAATTACCGAAATATTTTTCTTTCGAGCGTGCAGTAATATACTAGAAGTAATGTTATGAGGGAGAAGGTATGACAAGCCACGAGTTGAAGTCTTCTTCGGATAGGATTGGTCAGCTTTACCCTATATTAGTTGACTATTATGGCAACATTATTGATGGAGAACACCGTTTTAGCGCGGATCAAAATTGGAGGAGGGTAAGGCTGGAGCACATCAAGACGGAGAAAGATAGACTTGTCGCTAGGATCATCAGCAATACCCATAGGAGAAGCGTGTCTAGTAAGGAGAAGATGGAATTGTTGAACAGGCTGGGCGAAATCTACCAAAGCAAAGGAATAGACCCCGGAAAGATAGCGTATAAGATGGTGAATGAAACAGGAATGAGCTACCGCTGGGTAGCGAAGTACTTGCCAGACAGGTTCAAGAATAGTCTACAATCGGAAAGGAGGAAAAACTCGGTTGCACGCCCTGCAACCACCTCTATCACCTTTACGGATCCTCCGGAGGATGTGCTGAACATAAGTGTCTACAGAAATACCGACTTTGTGAACTTCGTGGTGAAAAAGTCCCTCTACGAGAAATTGGAGGAAAAGGCCAAAAAAATGGAGATAACGCCAACCAAGCTCATATACAACGCATTACTGCTAATATTAAAAACTAACCTGAATCATCGCGCACGCAATTTCAAAATATCCTCAGATGGCTTATTCACAATTGAATGAAGTGGAAGTGAATTATACTGAAACAGAAGGAACTAGAAGGCAAAGTTGCACTGATCACTGGGGCTGGCTCCGGAATTGGATGCGCCATAGCTGTGCTTTTTGCTAAAGAAGGAGCAAATGTAGTTGTCGCAGACATTAGTGAGAAGGAAGGAAGGGACACAGTTGAGTTCATTAGAAATGATGGCGGTGAAGCCGTGTTTATGCAAGGAGATGTGTCTAAAGCAGCTGACGTTAAAAAAGTTGTAGAAGCAACTGTTGAAAAATATGGAGGACTCCACATACTCTGCAACAACGCTGGAGTCGGATCCGCTGGCTCAATAATAGACATAACTGAGGAAAACTGGGATAAAGTCATCGATATCAACCTAAAGGGGGTCTTCCTTTGCTCCAAGTATTGTATCCCAAAAATAGTTAAGCTTGGAGGTGGGGTTATCATCAACATTGCCTCCGTGTTAGGACTCATTGGCTCCAAGGGCGAAGCTGCATACTGCGCATCAAAAGGAGGTATCATCTCTCTTACAAAGGCTATGGCCTTAGACTTTGCTTCTCAGAATATTCGTGTCAACTGCATATGTCCCGGTTCAGTTCTTACTCCCACATTTAAACGAGTAATGACTGCCTCGGGTAATTACGAGCGTTCATTTGCTCGCAATTTAGAGAAAATTCCTCTTAGACGAGTTGCGGAGCCTGAAGAAATTGCTCAAGCAGCACTATATTTGGCATCAGACAAATCCTCTTACATTACTGGATCTACCTTAGTAATAGACGGGGGCTGGACATCACATTGAAGCGAGACATTGATTTTATTCTCATGTTTATCGAAAGTTGTTCAATGGCATCATGGAAGTCGAAAAAATACTAGTATTGGTTCGTGTGAACATAGAAATATACATGACAACCCTTATGCTGCTTAATAGGAGATCGACGATGCATGGTAAAAACGGTTGCAGTTCTAGGAGCTGGAAATGGTGGCTGTGCGACGGCTGCTGATCTATCATTAAGAGGTTTCAAGGTAAATCTTTGGAATAGATCATACAATCGTATTGCGCCAATATTAAAATCTGGCGGGATAGAGTTAACCGGCAGGATTAGAGAACAAGGCTTTGCGAAATTAAACAGAATTACATGGAGCAACAATATTAAAGAAACAGTTCAAGACGCAGAAATAATAATTGTAACGGTTCCAACATTTGGGCACAAAGACATTGCAGCCCGCTGCGCTCCATATTTGAGCGAAGGTCAAACTATAGTATTGAATCCTGGCTATTTTGGTTCACTTGAATTTACCAAGACTTTAAGAAGCATGGGAGTAAAAAAGGAAATAAGAATAGCCGAGACATCAACGTTAACTTATGCATGCAGAATGCTGGGACCAGCTAAAGTTAAGGTGATAGTCGCCACCAAGTTCTTCTTATTTGGAACATTCCCTGGAGAGGAGGTTAAAGAGACCGTTAGTATTTTCAAACAACTATACCCTTCAGCGATTAAAGCCATTAATGTATTAGAAGTTTTTTTAAACAATCCAAATCCTTTAGTTCATCCTGTTGGAATACTGTTAAATACATGGCCTATTGAAAATCTAAAACGCCTTTGTTTTTATAAAGACTGTGTGACGCTTTCTGTTGCAAAAGTTATCCAAGCAATAGATGAAGAAAGGCTAGCCCTTTGTAAGACTTTGGGGTTTAGGCAGATTTCGACAAAGAAGCGCTTAATAATGGGTAAATACGCCGAAGAAGGAACAATTCAAGAAATGTATAATAACAGCATACTCAGAAGCATCGAAGCTCCTTCCAGTATTAAGTCAAGATACATAACTGAGGATGTCCCTTACGGCTTGGTCTCTTGGGCATCTCTTGGTAGAATGCTTGATGTTCCTATGCCTACAGTGGAATCATTAATCAAGTTGGCCTCAGTTATTAATGAAGTTGATTACTACAAAAAAGGAAGAACTGCCGAGAAACTGGAAATCTCGGGATTAGATGCTGAAGGGCTAAACAAATTTCTTGCAGAAGGCGTGCGCTAAATCAACAATGTGCATTCTGCGCTATTATTTTCCCAGAATGAACAGTTTGTTACTGAATATTTTTCCACAAGATTTAACTAGAACTTAACTAAGCCTTGTTTTTGAAATAGGGTTATACTCTGAAAAATTGTGAAGGCAGTATAAACCATGAAAGAGTTCAAAGATAAAGTGGCTGTCATCACTGGCGCAGCTAGCGGTTTAGGACGAGCAATAGTCAACCGCTGTGTGAGAGAGGGCA
Coding sequences:
- a CDS encoding LLM class flavin-dependent oxidoreductase → MVGKRSFGLNLPGFCPVLETAELSKMAENQGFEYVWIADENPAPSCRDVIVNMTTIALKTSKIKIGTGICNPYTRHPALLAVFASTLDELASGRVVLGLGPGGDMPLRPLGIKMWEKPLTTVREAVIVINRILSGETVDYDGEMIKVKKANLSFLPKAKIQIYLAARSPKFTRMIGEMADGSLLNAPFHYIKDAVSIIKEGTEKTGRSIADIDIGNILPFAVAKEDDKAKRKVKYLTAFMSAFTPNFVHEKLGTKIERIDAIRDALKKGFTEKAMNLMTNEMIDEFSISGKPDYCLERIEEFFKAGVTQMIFVIPDLKEVIKLAGTKIISSFKN
- the mch gene encoding methenyltetrahydromethanopterin cyclohydrolase — encoded protein: MLSVNKLAAKICRKMIDEAEELNIKYTCLKNGVHIIDTGNQAYGGVQAGLYVTKICLGGLGNVALTSMELEGITLPAIGVSTDFPIFSILCQASGGYREAMDGWINFNVGSYNAIASGPARAIVHEPEELFEIVGYKDFAEVGVVVLQSEQYPDEKVADRLVERCKVDPASLYLVLSPLSSMSGLVQVTGRSVENAMVKLRTLDYNVKNVKYACGIAPLPPLKSPKIIPDDMLSYGSVVHLYIMPDEKTDLREIAKKMPSRTSKCYGRSFVELVKEHGGWRGIDIDLFAPAEIYINNLKTGEIYKFGDVNSSLLKTMVGLN
- the xylB gene encoding xylulokinase; translated protein: MSSSPYLMGIDIGTEGCKAILFNAKGKSLARSYQEYPIIVPEPSWAEQDPHLWWNAVRKTVSDITKKVNVHPGQIECVSLAGQSPVLVPVDKRGNPLMNAIIWMDRRAVRQTRTITRIVGITEDPSMILPKIIWVKEQHPQVFRKAHKFLQSTDFIEYKLTGNFVTNWLNAITCHFDVSEDRWSETVLNQLEIPIQKLPDVFRPTEIVGTVTEQASRETGLKKGTPVAAGGIDAYMAMIGVNALRTGCACEITGSSTCLMIPSNRKVSDPEGRVKCEPFPMLPNFWVTWGVMSSTGASLKWFRDTFGYPSESYEDLDVEAAKAPPGSQRLIFLPYMMGERSPIWNPTARGVLVGLSLNHSRKHVVRAILEGCAFGIRHNLETIEGLGAEINEIRSCGGAARSRIFGQIKADVTGKPIIIPEEIEATALGAAIVGAVGVRVYGDIKEASENMIKVKSRINPKKTSHKKYTSSFQMYKDAYLYLKEYFKRYYSPKNVGPN
- the rbsK gene encoding ribokinase, producing the protein MKTKIVVVGSLHMDLTVKTKTIPRIGETVLGEELKTCLGGKGANQAVAAAKLGANVTLIGRVGADFFGMEAIRNAKQHGINTKLIKRDRETYTSLALIMVDKNGNNIITVAPGADLRCSKEDIDRADPVIKSSDILLMQLEIPLSVVEYTINKVYRYGIKVILNPSPAHELSNELLRKIHILIPNEQEAEVLSGVKISNLSSAKNAAKKILLKGVENIILTIGKKGAIVVTKEEVAHIKGLRVETVDTTGAGDAFCGALAIAISSRGELKEAVVYANCAAALATTKIGAQEPLPTQIELEKFMRERGLV
- a CDS encoding zinc-dependent dehydrogenase; translated protein: MKAAVYYGLKDVRLEEVEAPRVRDGEILVKVYVCGICATDVKTVVRGHPLIKPPAVLGHEVTGEIVKTGKNVTGHKKGDRVVIAPYVPCSACYYCLHEQYTLCSRLFEGTLVPGGFAEFVKVSSNIVEKGILEIPGNVSYEEAALTEPLACCLHGMEECKVKVCDSVAIVGDGPIGLMHLQLANLMGAGKTIVSGQLDERLKVARELGADVTVNETMEDPVKKVIQETGDRGADVVIVAVGSLLAAEQGIRLARKGGVVNLFGGYPAGSELKIDPNLIHYSELTITGTFGFSHTNFSKALQLIGTKKFDANRLITHKFNLDEILTAIDISANRKGLKVLLII
- a CDS encoding fructose-bisphosphate aldolase (catalyzes the reversible formation of fructose 1,6-bisphosphate from glycerone phosphate and D-glyceraldehyde 3-phosphate), coding for MSQVGKTLRLGRIFDQKTNRTVIVAIDHGLFMGPLKGLVEPPKVVKKALKGGANAVVVSPGECQHIATEVKGQAGLILRIDGATTIYGPEFFNTRRIALVEDAVRMGVDAVIAMGYIGTAKENEVLASLGAIARECEKFGVPLVAEMIPVKGERIKDPYSAEVVGLAARVGAEMGADIIKTYYTGREDTFKEVVRGCTVPVVIAGGPKMETEEQVLKMVERAISAGAVGVAFGRNIWQHENPEGMTRAITKIVHEKVTIKKALKEFKKQRHLDVMGS